The following proteins are encoded in a genomic region of Arachis stenosperma cultivar V10309 chromosome 4, arast.V10309.gnm1.PFL2, whole genome shotgun sequence:
- the LOC130973695 gene encoding uncharacterized protein LOC130973695, which translates to MGDKKKKAQMFVKLVSAAGTGFFYVKRKPRQFTEKLEFRKYDPRVNRHVLFTEAKMK; encoded by the coding sequence ATGGGGGACAAGAAGAAGAAGGCTCAAATGTTTGTAAAACTAGTGTCTGCTGCTGGGACTGGATTTTTCTATGTGAAGAGGAAGCCAAGGCAGTTCACAGAGAAGCTCGAGTTTCGCAAGTATGATCCAAGGGTTAACCGCCATGTTCTCTTTACTGAGGCTAAGATGAAGTGA
- the LOC130975566 gene encoding formin-like protein 5 — MMQQGEKLKRSFKVTCSKCGATGHNYKTCKGTPSDLNWKPKTKKAKKGSTSQALTILPLSQSAPTDSDAPSTQDHSIPTQPPMPDVTPGPSNPVAATAVAPQVKPGPVTRRTHFRPPLQVPSTTHQNAQATQSEMRPKQRIFRPPAPLNPSPLPPQSQPNPPGPHPPQVIPGPNAAATQETLAPTSTTTTGMFKFIPNPPSIVPKK; from the exons ATGATGCAGCAGGGTGAAAAGCTTAAGAGGTCATTCAAGGTTACTTGTAGTAAGTGTGGTGCAACGGGGCATAACTACAAGACTTGCAAGGGGACTCCCTCTGACCTCAACTGGAAACCTAAGACAAAGAAGGCTAAGAAAGGTTCCACATCTCAGGCATTGACAATCCTCCCACTCTCACAGTCAGCTCCTACTGATAGT GATGCTCCATCTACTCAAGATCACAGTATACCTACTCAGCCACCCATGCCTGATGTCACCCCTGGTCCTTCTAACCCTGTGGCAGCAACAGCAGTAGCTCCCCAAGTCAAGCCAGGTCCAGTTACAAGAAGGACACACTTTAGGCCTCCACTCCAAGTTCCATCCACAACCCACCAAAACGCTCAAGCAACTCAATCAGAGATGAGGCCCAAGCAAAGGATATTCAGGCCACCAGCTCCACTAAACCCCAGTCCACTCCCACCTCAAAGTCAGCCAAATCCACCTGGCCCACATCCTCCTCAAGTCATCCCAGGACCAAATGCAGCAGCTACCCAGGAGACATTGGCACCAACAAGCACGACTACAACTGGCATGTTCAAATTCATCCCAAACCCACCTTCCATTGTGCCAAAGAAGTGA